In the genome of Pseudomonas sp. B33.4, the window GCAGGAAACGGCCCTGATCCGCGTCGTAAGCTTTGATTTCGCTGGTTTCGATGTCGTAGACCCAGCCATGGATGAACAAATGACCGTTCGCCATGCGCGAGGCTACCGAAGGATGGGTACGCAAGTGCTGCAATTGGGCGATGACGTTTTCCTCGGTGAGGATCGGCATGCTTTCTTTTTCGTCGGCGCAGTTACAGTTCTCATGCACCATGGTTTTCGCGACTTCAGCGTGGCGCAGCCAGGCTTTGACCGTCGGCATTTTTTCCAGGCTGTCCGGGTTGAGCACCGCACGCATGGCGCCGCAATCGGAGTGGCCGCAGATGATGATGTGCTGCACGCCGAGCGCCAGTACCGCGTATTCGATGGCGGTGGAAACGCCGCCGTTCATCTGCCCGTAAGGCGGCACAACGTTGCCGACGTTACGGGTCACGAACAGATCGCCGGGCGAGCTGTGAGTAATCAGCTCGGGGACGATACGCGAGTCGGCGCAGGTGATGAACATCGCCTTGGGCGCCTGGGCCGTGGCGAGTTTCTTGAAGAGTTCTTCCTGCTGTGGGAAGACCTCATGATGAAAATGCAAAAAGCCGTCTACGATCTGTCGCAGCGCTGCATCGGCGGATTCCGCTTCAGGGGTTTGCGCCGACGCAGCCAACGGCTGTTTATCCTTGTCACTCATGATTCATCCTCTTTGGCGGATTAGGGGAGTCATTCCCATGTATTCCGGTATGAAGCCAGTGGCTGTTTAAACATCCGGGTCATCCCGACCCGTCAGTCACTCGATGAACAAGGTAGCCGCCGAAACTTAACTCAAACTGAATCAAACGCTCTAGAACGTGTGTTCCAGGTCACAAAAAACGTGACTGGGTGATTTCGGCGGAAGGATTCCGACCCCTCAACCATAGGCCAATTGTCGCTAAATCAACGACATCTGGCGACCCGGCGGACAGAAGGCTGTGCAATCGAGGTTGTAGCCTTCGCGATGATTCAGACCAAGGCGTTTAATCGCCTTCGCAAACCGCTGAGCCAACAGATCGGCAAACACTCCTTCGCCGCGCATGCGTGCGCTAAAACGACTGTCGTACAGCTCGCCGCCACGGCTCTGACGGATCAGGCTCAAGACATGCGCCGCCCGTTGCGGATAGTGCGCCTGCAGCCATTCTTCGAACAGCGGCGCCACTTCCAGCGGTAGACGCAACATCATGTAGGCGGCACTTTGCGCGCCGGCGGCGTGGGCCTCGTTGAGCAGGTTTTCGATCTCGCTGTCGTTGATCATCGGAATCATCGGCGAACACAGCACACCGACCGGAATCCCCGCCTCGCGCATCACTCGAATAGCGCGCAATCGCGCCTTGGGCGCCGCCGCGCGCGGTTCGAGGATGCGTTTGAGCTCGTCATCGAGCGTGGTCAGGCTGATCATCACCGCGACCAACCGTTGCTGCGCCAGTTCGGTGAGCAGGTCGAGGTCGCGCAGGATCAGCGAGCCCTTGGTGACGATGGTTACCGGATGCCTGTAACGCAGCAGCACTTCGAGGGTCTGGCGGGTGATTTTGTGTTCGCGTTCGATTGGCTGATACGGGTCGGTGTTGGAACCCAGATTGATCGGCGCGCATTGATAGCCTTTTTTTCCGAGCTGTTCTTCCAGCACTTGGGCGGCGTTGGTCTTGGCGATCAGCCTGGTTTCGAAATCCAGCCCCGGCGACATGTCCCAATAGGCGTGGCTGGGCCGTGCGTAGCAATAGATGCAGCCATGTTCGCAGCCGCGATAAGGATTGATCGAGCGGTCGAAAGGCAGATCCGGTGAAGTGTTGCGGGTGATGATGGTTTTTGCGGTTTCGATCATCACCTCGGTGCCTTGCGTCAGCGGCACTTCCTGATACCAGCCGTCATCCTCGGCCACCGAGCGGTTCGGCGCGAAGCGGTTATGCGGGTTGCTGGCGGTGCCGCGACCGCGTGGCGGGAGAGCGTTGATCATTGGGTGGGCTCCTGATCTGTATATGCATACAGTACCTGAGCGTGCTCGGTGTGATCCAGTACCGTTCAGCGATGGGGCTTTGAATTCTAGAGTTTATATAGAGGTGCAAAGGCTAAATACAACCCGAGATACATATGCTCGATTGTCGCGACAAGTTATCGAATATAGTCTTGGCCACTTCCATCGGCACTTGTCCGATAATTAAATTAAAAGGATTTAATTCATGTCTTTTCTCAATCAGCGTGGCGTTTTTATGCAACTGATGCTGCCCAATGCATCGGAGCCCAATACCATTGTTTCGATGCAACTTGCGCGCAAGGAGTTGGGCTGGAACGCCGAGCAGGAACTGCCGACCGAGACTCTGGTTGACTCGATCTACGTGGTGGCGGTGTCCAGCGACCGTGGCAAGACCTTCACTATCCGCACCAACAAGAAAGATGTCGACGGTGATGGCGATATTGATAACGATGACAAGGCGAAGTTGATTGCGCTGGCCAAGGCTTATGTAAGTATTGTTAATCCTTGAGATCGAAGTTTGTTGCGATATACGTATATTAAAAAACCCTGCATGAACGGTTCATGCAGGGTTTCTGTTTTTAATGATGTTCGGTTACCTGGCCAAGATCATCAGTGGACGTTGTTTTCATATCGTCGCTGCGTAACTCCGCAACTTCTTTGGCGCTGACCGGCGCGCCTTTGTTGCCCCAACTGCCCCGAATGAAACTCACCACATCCGCCACTTCCTGATCCGACAGGCGCCAGGCGAAGCCCGGCATGGTGAACGTCGATGGTGCGGTGTGCGTCGCCGGCAACGTACCGCCCTTGAGCACGATGTGGATCAGTGAAGTCGGGTCTTCCGATTGCAGCACCGGATTACCCGCCAGCGCCGGGAACACCCGGGTATAACCGTGGCCATCGGTGCGGTGGCACGCCGCGCAGTTGTCGATGTACACGGCAGCGCCACGCTGACTGTCATCGCCGTTCCACAGGGCTTTCGCCGCTGTCTCGTCGTACTGATGCGGCTGATCGTTCGGATCAGTGGCCGGCAACGACTTGAGGTAGCGGGCAATTGCGGTCAGGTCGGCATCGGTCATGTATTGCATGCTGTGGGTGACCACATCACTCATGCCGCCGAACACCGCGCTGCGATCGCTGCGACCGGTCTTTAGGAACTGCACCAGTTGCTCTTCGCTCCAGCCGCCGAGGCCATCCTTGTGATCGCCGCGCAGGCTTTTGGCGATCCAGCCTTCCAGCGGCGCACTGCCGGCGAGGAAGGTTGTACCGTCAGCGGCGCTCAGGGATTTCTCCTGCATGGTCAGCGCACGTGGCGTATGGCAGGCGCCGCAATGACCGAGGCCTTCGACCAGATACGCGCCACGATCGATCACCGGGTCGGCACTCGTCGCTTGGTAATCCTCGACCTTCGGCGCAAACATCCAGCGCCAGCCCATCAGCGGCCAGCGCATGCTGAGTGGCCACGGAATATCGCTGGCCTTGTTCTCTTGCGCCACCGGTTCGACGCCGTGCATGAAGTACGCGTACAGCGCTTGCATGTCGGTTTCGCTGACACGCGCGTAGGACGGATACGGCATCGCCGGGTACAACGTACTACCGTTTTTGGCGACGCCATGGCGTACGGCCTGATCGAAGTCTTCGAAGCTGTATTCGCCGACGCCGGTCTTGTCCGGAGTGATGTTGGTCGAGTAAATGGTGCCGATCGGGGTTTCCATCGGCAGGCCACCGGCAAACGGTTTGCCGCCCTTGGCGGTGTGGCACGCCACGCAGTCACCGGCGCGGGCCAGATATTCGCCCTGTTTGATCAGACTTTGATCAACGTCGGCCGCATGAATGGAGGCACTGCCGAGCAGCGCCAGGGTCGCGATAACGAGATTTTTCATGGTCATCGCTCCTTAAGCCTGAACCAGCGGGCCGGGGTTTTTCAGGTATTGCTCGCGGATCGCCTTCGCCGACCAATAGGTCAGTGCCGCAACCAGCCCGGTCGGGTTGTAACCGAGGCCTTGCGGGAACGCCGAGGCGCCCGGAACGAAGACGTTGTGCACGTCCCAGCTCTGCAAGTAGCGGTTCAGCGCGCTCTTCTTCGGATCGGTGCCCATGATCGCGCCACCGTTGAGGTGGGTGGTCTGGTATGACGCGGTGTTGAAGTGGTCGCCGACTTTCTTGCCGATCACCGCGATGGCTTTCGGGCCCATCGCTTCGGCGACCTTGCCCATTTTCTCGACCATGAAGCGGTTCATCTTGATGTCGTTTTCCTGCCAGTCGAAGGTCATTCGCAGCAACGGCAAACCGTAAGCGTCGCGGTACACCGGATCGAGATCGAGGTAGTTGCCACGGTAGGACTGATGCGCGCCGTGGGCGTCCATCGATACCTGGTGGGTGTAGTAATCGGCGGTCGCACGTTTCCAGTCACTGCCCCACGCCGGGGTGCCCGGCGGGTTCGAGGTGCCGGCAATCGGCCGGCTGCCGGCCTGATTGACCCACATCGGCGAGCCACCGACGAAGCCGTGCGGGCCGTGGTCGAAGTTGTCGGCGTTGAAATCGTCCAGCGCCACACCGTTGCCGCCGGCGCCGATGAAGTTGTTGGTGTGGGTGTCCTTGTCGAAGAACGCCTTGATGGTCGCCATGTTCTGGTAGGCGAAGTTACGCCCGACCACGCCTTTGCCCGTGATCGGGTCGTATGGCTTGCCGATCCCGGAGAGCAGCATCAAGCGCACGTTGTGCAACTGAAACGCGCCGAGGATCACCAGATCCGCCGGTTGCTCGATCTCGCGGCCCTGAGCGTCGATGTAGGTGACGCCAGTGGCTTTGCTTTTCGTACTGTCGAGGTTGATGCGCAGCACGTGGGCGTTGGCGCGCAACTCGAAATTCGGCAGCGGTTTCAACGCCGGCAGAATGTTCACGTTTGGCGAAGCCTTGGAATACATGTAGCAGACATAACCGCTGCAGAAACCGCAGAAGTTGCACGGGCCCATCTGTGCGCCGTAAGGGTTGGTGTACGGCCCGGAGGTGTTTGCCGAAGGCAGGTTGTAGGGTTTGTAACCGACCTCTGTTGCCGCTTTGCCGAACAGCTGTGCGGACACGGTGTTCTTCTGCGCTTCCAGCGGGAACGGGTTGGAGCGATCCGGTGCGTACGGGTTGCCGCCCTTGCCCTGACCGACCAATTGACCTTTCACCGTCCAGGCCTGACCCGAAGTCCCGAAGACTTTTTCAGCGAAATCGAAGAACGGCTCCAGCTCTTCATAGCTGACGCCGAAGTCCTGGATGGTCATGTCCTTGGGGATGAAGCTTTTGCCGTAGCGCTCTTCGTAGTGGCTGCGCATGCGCAACTCGATCGGGTCGACCCGAAAGTGCACGCCCGACCAGTGCAGGCCAGCACCACCGACGCCGTTGCCCGGCAGGAACGCGCCCAACTGGCGGTTCGGCAGAGCAATGTCGTTGACGCTGTGGCGAATGGTCACGGTCTCTTTGGAGATGTCCTGAAAGAGTTTTTTGCGCACGCTGTAGGTGAGCTCGTCGATCACCTGCGGATAGTTGCCGTCGGGGTAGGTGTCCTGCATCGGCCCGCGCTCCAGCGCCAGCACGTTAAGACCCGCTTCGGTCAGCTCCTTGGCCATGATCGCGCCCGTCCAGCCGAAACCGACGATGACTGCGTCAACCTTCTTCATTACCGTTGCCATGCTTACGCCCTCTCGCCGCGAATCGAAACTGCCGGGAAGGGGTATTGCTCGTTGCGTTCCACCCAATCCATGAAATCGGCGCGGGCGCCGGGGAAGCCGATCATGGTCCAGCCGACCATGCCTTTGTTGCCACCGTGGATCGGGTCGCAGAAGAACCCTTCCTTGGTGTTTTGCAGCAGCAGGTTGAAGAAAATCTTCGCCGGAACCGCGTCGAATTGCGGTTTGCCGGCTTCGAGTTGCTTGAGCAAATCGTCTCGGGTAGCGCTGTCTTGCTCAGCAAATACTTTACCGTTGAGGGATTTTGCCCACTGATCCGTGGCGGCGATGCCGAGGCGATAGATCTCTTTGGGCACCAGTTTGCTCTGCCAACCCATCTCGGGTGCGGCGTCGGCATTGAACGGGCCTTGCATGTACCAAAGGGCACCGGCGGCGTACGGCGTGTTCATCTGCCGGTCGATGTATTCCGGCACGCCGGCTTCGAGCGCACCCGGGCCTTGGGCATCGTTGGGGATCAACTGCGCGACGGCGGCATTGATGAACGCCCATTCTTCGGCGGTGAAGTAGTTCGGCTGATACACGCCGGCTTCAGCGCGAGCGGGTTGCGCGACCGGTGCCGCAGGCGCGGCTTCGGGTGCTGCTTGCAGGACGCTGCTGCCCAGGCTGGTGCCAGCCAGGGTGACCACCGGAATCAGGGTCAGGGATTTGCGCAAAAACTCACGCCGCGGGTTGTCTCGATCTTCATCAGACATGGGGGTGCACCTCATCAGGCATTAGGGGACAGCCGTTTCTGCGAACGGCTTGAGGATTTTTCGTTGAGACGGATCCGGTCTGCCCCCAAAAATGGGGACGCGTCTGCAACATGATGTGACAAATGGTAGCAGGCTAAGCTTCCGGATGAACCGATTCAGCGGAAAAAAGACCGGTTTTCTTAACTGCAATGGTTGAAAGCGTGTGGATTCACGATTCTTTGACAGGCGCCTCACAGGGCTTTGACCGCGTAACGCCGAAGCTGCGTTTCCCTCATTGATGAATCCCGAAACGGTCACCCCAGCATGTCCCGAGTGCGTTTTTTCCCTGCTTTGTGTTTATCGTTTCTAGCGCTGTTGTACTGGCTGCCGGCCCACGCTGCGACGCCAGCGACAGCCCGGCCCACTGATTGGGCGCAACCGGTCGAAGTGCAATACAACCTGTTCCAGATGTCGCCGACGCTCTATCGCAGCGCCTTGCCCGATGGCGGCGCAGTACCTTTGCTGAAAAATCTCAAAGTCGCCACGGTGATCGACTTCCTTCCGGAAGCGGACAGCAGCTGGTTGTCCGAACCGGGCATCAACCAAGTGCAATTGCCTTACCGCACCAACCATGTCGATGACGCCGATGTGCTCAAGACACTGCGCGCGATTCAGTCCGCCGAAGCCAACGGTCCGGTGTTGATGCATTGCAAACACGGCTCCGACCGCACCGGCCTGATGGCTGCGATGTATCGGGTGGTGGTGCAGGGCTGGAGCAAAGAAGATGCCTTGAGCGAGATGACCCAGGGTGGTTTTGGTGAGAGTGGGCACTTTCGCGACAGCGTGCGTTACGTGATGCAGGCCGATGTCGACAAGCTGCGCACGGCGCTGGCCAATGGTGATTGCAGCACCAGCGCGTTCGCTACCTGCTCGATGAAAAGCTGGTTTCAGTCGGTCAATCTGAAGTAGTCGCGACCTTCCACGACATTGCGTCGTGGAAGGTTTTCAGCAACGACTCAGTCTTCGGACTTTTTCTTCAGCTTCGGATTCGGGAAGAACTGCACTGCCTGCACGGTTTTGTCTGGTGCAGGTTTGTTCAGCGCGCTGGTGTTGACCCGCGTGCCCAGCTCTTTCGGCACCGACAGCCCTTGCTCGTTGAGCGTGTCGGAGTAACCGCAAGCCACACACTCACGATGCGGCACGCT includes:
- a CDS encoding carbonic anhydrase, coding for MSDKDKQPLAASAQTPEAESADAALRQIVDGFLHFHHEVFPQQEELFKKLATAQAPKAMFITCADSRIVPELITHSSPGDLFVTRNVGNVVPPYGQMNGGVSTAIEYAVLALGVQHIIICGHSDCGAMRAVLNPDSLEKMPTVKAWLRHAEVAKTMVHENCNCADEKESMPILTEENVIAQLQHLRTHPSVASRMANGHLFIHGWVYDIETSEIKAYDADQGRFLPLDGSHPIPVATPKARF
- a CDS encoding PA0069 family radical SAM protein yields the protein MINALPPRGRGTASNPHNRFAPNRSVAEDDGWYQEVPLTQGTEVMIETAKTIITRNTSPDLPFDRSINPYRGCEHGCIYCYARPSHAYWDMSPGLDFETRLIAKTNAAQVLEEQLGKKGYQCAPINLGSNTDPYQPIEREHKITRQTLEVLLRYRHPVTIVTKGSLILRDLDLLTELAQQRLVAVMISLTTLDDELKRILEPRAAAPKARLRAIRVMREAGIPVGVLCSPMIPMINDSEIENLLNEAHAAGAQSAAYMMLRLPLEVAPLFEEWLQAHYPQRAAHVLSLIRQSRGGELYDSRFSARMRGEGVFADLLAQRFAKAIKRLGLNHREGYNLDCTAFCPPGRQMSLI
- a CDS encoding cytochrome c, whose protein sequence is MKNLVIATLALLGSASIHAADVDQSLIKQGEYLARAGDCVACHTAKGGKPFAGGLPMETPIGTIYSTNITPDKTGVGEYSFEDFDQAVRHGVAKNGSTLYPAMPYPSYARVSETDMQALYAYFMHGVEPVAQENKASDIPWPLSMRWPLMGWRWMFAPKVEDYQATSADPVIDRGAYLVEGLGHCGACHTPRALTMQEKSLSAADGTTFLAGSAPLEGWIAKSLRGDHKDGLGGWSEEQLVQFLKTGRSDRSAVFGGMSDVVTHSMQYMTDADLTAIARYLKSLPATDPNDQPHQYDETAAKALWNGDDSQRGAAVYIDNCAACHRTDGHGYTRVFPALAGNPVLQSEDPTSLIHIVLKGGTLPATHTAPSTFTMPGFAWRLSDQEVADVVSFIRGSWGNKGAPVSAKEVAELRSDDMKTTSTDDLGQVTEHH
- a CDS encoding GMC family oxidoreductase, with protein sequence MATVMKKVDAVIVGFGWTGAIMAKELTEAGLNVLALERGPMQDTYPDGNYPQVIDELTYSVRKKLFQDISKETVTIRHSVNDIALPNRQLGAFLPGNGVGGAGLHWSGVHFRVDPIELRMRSHYEERYGKSFIPKDMTIQDFGVSYEELEPFFDFAEKVFGTSGQAWTVKGQLVGQGKGGNPYAPDRSNPFPLEAQKNTVSAQLFGKAATEVGYKPYNLPSANTSGPYTNPYGAQMGPCNFCGFCSGYVCYMYSKASPNVNILPALKPLPNFELRANAHVLRINLDSTKSKATGVTYIDAQGREIEQPADLVILGAFQLHNVRLMLLSGIGKPYDPITGKGVVGRNFAYQNMATIKAFFDKDTHTNNFIGAGGNGVALDDFNADNFDHGPHGFVGGSPMWVNQAGSRPIAGTSNPPGTPAWGSDWKRATADYYTHQVSMDAHGAHQSYRGNYLDLDPVYRDAYGLPLLRMTFDWQENDIKMNRFMVEKMGKVAEAMGPKAIAVIGKKVGDHFNTASYQTTHLNGGAIMGTDPKKSALNRYLQSWDVHNVFVPGASAFPQGLGYNPTGLVAALTYWSAKAIREQYLKNPGPLVQA
- a CDS encoding gluconate 2-dehydrogenase subunit 3 family protein is translated as MSDEDRDNPRREFLRKSLTLIPVVTLAGTSLGSSVLQAAPEAAPAAPVAQPARAEAGVYQPNYFTAEEWAFINAAVAQLIPNDAQGPGALEAGVPEYIDRQMNTPYAAGALWYMQGPFNADAAPEMGWQSKLVPKEIYRLGIAATDQWAKSLNGKVFAEQDSATRDDLLKQLEAGKPQFDAVPAKIFFNLLLQNTKEGFFCDPIHGGNKGMVGWTMIGFPGARADFMDWVERNEQYPFPAVSIRGERA
- a CDS encoding tyrosine-protein phosphatase, which codes for MSRVRFFPALCLSFLALLYWLPAHAATPATARPTDWAQPVEVQYNLFQMSPTLYRSALPDGGAVPLLKNLKVATVIDFLPEADSSWLSEPGINQVQLPYRTNHVDDADVLKTLRAIQSAEANGPVLMHCKHGSDRTGLMAAMYRVVVQGWSKEDALSEMTQGGFGESGHFRDSVRYVMQADVDKLRTALANGDCSTSAFATCSMKSWFQSVNLK
- a CDS encoding YheV family putative zinc ribbon protein codes for the protein MSEAPVITKKRFIAGAVCPACSEPDKLMMWNEDSVPHRECVACGYSDTLNEQGLSVPKELGTRVNTSALNKPAPDKTVQAVQFFPNPKLKKKSED